The following proteins come from a genomic window of Stegostoma tigrinum isolate sSteTig4 chromosome 30, sSteTig4.hap1, whole genome shotgun sequence:
- the admp gene encoding anti-dorsalizing morphogenic protein isoform X2 translates to MCSRLGASLLLLLIFLRPNCAASLPGHNQQVRSQALKRLLEVFGMVDAPQSPHRVRQPPQYMLDLYNAVADVDGVTKQPDLLVGNTVRSFLDRSRSQQLQFFFNLSSVAKSETILSAELHLFKLRGRLFRDTLHHRQHFCQVYTWTHDKKSNKGLMVIVQTLAGQQTNNHFVRFATARDHHSSKQPMLVLFTDEERRGITTSSSLKDMGTENPFISHRILQNKASQNRNTRSLHFQGCQRHHLYVDFEEIGWSGWIISPRGYNAYHCKGACVFPLGKNMRPTNHATVQSIINALKLANDVASPCCIPDKLFSINLLYFDDDENVVLKQYDDMVAGSCGCH, encoded by the exons ATGTGCTCTAGACTCGGAGCTTCGCTACTGCTCCTCCTCATATTTCTGCGGCCGAATTGCGCCGCAAGTCTGCCTGGCCACAACCAGCAAGTCCGCTCCCAGGCACTAAAGAGGCTGCTAGAGGTGTTCGGGATGGTGGATGCCCCGCAGTCCCCTCACAGAGTCCGCCAGCCCCCTCAGTATATGCTGGACCTTTACAACGCAGTGGCAGACGTGGACGGAGTGACTAAGCAACCCGATCTACTGGTGGGAAACACGGTGCGCAGCTTCCTGGATAGAA GTCGCAGTCAGCAACTCCAGTTCTTTTTCAACCTGTCCAGTGTGGCTAAAAGCGAAACCATTCTTTCCGCTGAGCTGCATCTGTTCAAATTGAGAGGTCGGCTCTTTCGGGACACACTGCACCACAGGCAACATTTCTGTCAG GTGTACACATGGACACACGATAAAAAGAGCAACAAGGGCCTGATGGTCATTGTGCAAACTCTGGCCGGGCAGCAGACAAATAATCATTTTGTCCGCTTTGCCACAGCAAGAGACCATCACAGCAGCAAGCAACCAATGCTGGTCCTCTTCACAGatgaggagaggagaggaattACTACTTCCTCGTCATTAAAAG ATATGGGCACAGAGAATCCATTTATCTCTCACAGAATTCTTCAGAACAAAGCAAGCCAGAACCGGAACACAAGGTCTTTACATTTCCAAGGATGTCAGAGACATCATCTATATGTAGACTTTGAAGAGATTGGCTGGTCTGGTTGGATTATCTCCCCTCGAGGGTACAATGCTTATCATTGTAAAGGAGCATGCGTCTTCCCACTGGGCAAAAATATGAGACCTACCAACCATGCCACTGTTCAGTCCATTATCAATGCTCTTAAGCTAGCCAATGATGTAGCTTCTCCGTGCTGTATCCCAGACAAACTTTTCTCCATTAATCTTCTCTATTTTGATGATGATGAAAATGTGGTCCTGAAACAGTATGATGACATGGTTGCCGGAAGCTGTGGGTGCCATTAA
- the admp gene encoding anti-dorsalizing morphogenic protein isoform X1 — protein MCSRLGASLLLLLIFLRPNCAASLPGHNQQVRSQALKRLLEVFGMVDAPQSPHRVRQPPQYMLDLYNAVADVDGVTKQPDLLVGNTVRSFLDRSRSQQLQFFFNLSSVAKSETILSAELHLFKLRGRLFRDTLHHRQHFCQVSVYQILDSSNTSTAEGQRLLSSRVLAVHDSTWEVFTITQAVYTWTHDKKSNKGLMVIVQTLAGQQTNNHFVRFATARDHHSSKQPMLVLFTDEERRGITTSSSLKDMGTENPFISHRILQNKASQNRNTRSLHFQGCQRHHLYVDFEEIGWSGWIISPRGYNAYHCKGACVFPLGKNMRPTNHATVQSIINALKLANDVASPCCIPDKLFSINLLYFDDDENVVLKQYDDMVAGSCGCH, from the exons ATGTGCTCTAGACTCGGAGCTTCGCTACTGCTCCTCCTCATATTTCTGCGGCCGAATTGCGCCGCAAGTCTGCCTGGCCACAACCAGCAAGTCCGCTCCCAGGCACTAAAGAGGCTGCTAGAGGTGTTCGGGATGGTGGATGCCCCGCAGTCCCCTCACAGAGTCCGCCAGCCCCCTCAGTATATGCTGGACCTTTACAACGCAGTGGCAGACGTGGACGGAGTGACTAAGCAACCCGATCTACTGGTGGGAAACACGGTGCGCAGCTTCCTGGATAGAA GTCGCAGTCAGCAACTCCAGTTCTTTTTCAACCTGTCCAGTGTGGCTAAAAGCGAAACCATTCTTTCCGCTGAGCTGCATCTGTTCAAATTGAGAGGTCGGCTCTTTCGGGACACACTGCACCACAGGCAACATTTCTGTCAG GTCAGTGTCTACCAGATACTGGACAGTAGTAACACATCTACAGCAGAGGGACAACGATTGCTGTCATCCAGAGTACTAGCAGTCCATGACAGCACGTGGGAGGTCTTCACAATCACCCAGGCT GTGTACACATGGACACACGATAAAAAGAGCAACAAGGGCCTGATGGTCATTGTGCAAACTCTGGCCGGGCAGCAGACAAATAATCATTTTGTCCGCTTTGCCACAGCAAGAGACCATCACAGCAGCAAGCAACCAATGCTGGTCCTCTTCACAGatgaggagaggagaggaattACTACTTCCTCGTCATTAAAAG ATATGGGCACAGAGAATCCATTTATCTCTCACAGAATTCTTCAGAACAAAGCAAGCCAGAACCGGAACACAAGGTCTTTACATTTCCAAGGATGTCAGAGACATCATCTATATGTAGACTTTGAAGAGATTGGCTGGTCTGGTTGGATTATCTCCCCTCGAGGGTACAATGCTTATCATTGTAAAGGAGCATGCGTCTTCCCACTGGGCAAAAATATGAGACCTACCAACCATGCCACTGTTCAGTCCATTATCAATGCTCTTAAGCTAGCCAATGATGTAGCTTCTCCGTGCTGTATCCCAGACAAACTTTTCTCCATTAATCTTCTCTATTTTGATGATGATGAAAATGTGGTCCTGAAACAGTATGATGACATGGTTGCCGGAAGCTGTGGGTGCCATTAA